The genome window ACGCCAAGTGCGTGGACATCTCCACCGCCGCCGCCATCAAGGAGATGGTGGTGCCCGGCCTGATGGCGGTCATCGTGCCGGTGGCCGTCGGGCTCTACGACCCCACGGCGCTGGGCGGTCTGCTGGCCGGCGTCACCGTCGCCGGTGTCTCCATGGCCATCTTCATGGCCAACGCCGGCGGCGCCTGGGACAACGCCAAGAAGTACATCGAGGGCGGCGCCCACGGCGGCAAGGGCTCGGACGCCCACAAGGCCGCGGTGGTCGGCGATACCGTCGGCGATCCCTTCAAGGACACCGCCGGTCCGAGCCTCAACATCCTGATCAAGCTGATGTCGGTGGTGGCCCTGGTCATCGCCCCCATGCTCTGATCCACTCTCTCGATACCCAGACGGCGGAGGAGAGCCAATGCTTGCTTTCCTCCGCCGTTTCGGTAGAATTCGGAGTCTTGTCAACGCGGGGTCCGGTTGGCGCCGAGCTCTGCAACACCACACCCCTCTCTGTTCCGCCCGAGTGCGGGACTGTATAGGCCAAAGGGAGGTTCCATGCGAATCTACGAATTGATCTTCGTCGTCGACCCGCGGGTTTCCGACGACGATGTGGTCCAGCTGACCGACGACGTCAAGTCGCTGCTGGAAGCTGGCGGTGCGTCCATCGCCCGGCAGGAGAGCTGGGGGCGCCGCAAGCTGGCGTATCCCATCAACAAGCTCAACGAGGGCAAGTACATGCTCCTCTACGTCACCGTCGAAGAGGGCGGTGGCAATCCGCTGGCGGAGCTTGAGCTGCGCCTGAAGCAGAACGACAAGGTGCTGCGTTACCTCACCGTGCGCACCGACCGACCCCAGGACATCGAAGCCGCCGAAGCCGAAGATGAAGGCGACGAGCAGGCCACCGGGACGGAGGGCTGATCATGGGACGCAAGAGAGTCTTCTATCGCCGGCGCAAGGTCTGCAAATTCTGCGCGGACCGCATCGAGTACATCGACTACAAGGACACCAAGCTGCTGCAGCAGTTCATCCCGGAGCGCGCCAAGATTCTGCCGCGTCGTATCTCCGGTACCTGCGCCAAGCACCAGCGGGTTCTGTCCCAGGCGATCAAGCGGGCCCGCCACCTGGCCCTGTTGCCCTTCACCACGGACTGAGGAGTCAAGCATCATGCGCGTCATTCTGTTGAGCGATCAGCGCACCCTCGGCCGTCGCGGCGAGGAGGTGCAGGTCAAGCCGGGCTTTGCCCGCAACTACCTTTTCCCCCAGGGCCTGGCCCTGGAGGCCAACAAGGCCAACCGAGCTTACTTCGAGCAGCAGCGGGCCAAGATCGACGCCCGTCATGCCAAAGAGCGCGAAGAGGCAGCGGCGGTGGCGGCGCAGATCGCCGGCATCACCGTTACCATCGCGAAGCGTGTCGGCGAGTCCGGCACCCTCTACGGTTCGGTCACCCCCACCGCCATTGCCGACTCCCTGGAAGAGCAGGGTGTGACGGTGGACCGCCGGCGTCTGCAGCTGGACGGAGGCATCAAGAGCGTTGGTGAGCACACGGTCACTATCGACCTCCACCCGGAGGTCATGGCCGAGCTCAAGGTCAACGTGGTACCGGCGGAAGAGTAAAGCCGACGGTGGGCGCCGCGGCCGAAGATCCGCCGGTGGAAGAAGGGCAGGGTAGGCAGGAGCCTGAAGAGGCCACCACCCCGCCCTCCATCGACGACTTTCTCGGCTCGCCGACCCGCGAGATCGGTCA of Acidobacteriota bacterium contains these proteins:
- the rpsF gene encoding 30S ribosomal protein S6, coding for MRIYELIFVVDPRVSDDDVVQLTDDVKSLLEAGGASIARQESWGRRKLAYPINKLNEGKYMLLYVTVEEGGGNPLAELELRLKQNDKVLRYLTVRTDRPQDIEAAEAEDEGDEQATGTEG
- the rpsR gene encoding 30S ribosomal protein S18 — its product is MGRKRVFYRRRKVCKFCADRIEYIDYKDTKLLQQFIPERAKILPRRISGTCAKHQRVLSQAIKRARHLALLPFTTD
- the rplI gene encoding 50S ribosomal protein L9; this translates as MRVILLSDQRTLGRRGEEVQVKPGFARNYLFPQGLALEANKANRAYFEQQRAKIDARHAKEREEAAAVAAQIAGITVTIAKRVGESGTLYGSVTPTAIADSLEEQGVTVDRRRLQLDGGIKSVGEHTVTIDLHPEVMAELKVNVVPAEE